Within the Alteromonas sp. M12 genome, the region TCAAATTGTTGGTCTCGGACGGCCCTATCTTTATTCTTTTGTTCAATTCTTTGTTGCTGTATTTCACTGCGAGTGGATTCACATATTGAATCGTGTAAATTAATTAATTCTCGTGTCATAACATCCTCTCAATATTATACTGTGTTTTTGTACAGTATAATATTGATTGATATTTAGTCAATAATTTCGATTAATAAATTATTTTTAAAATAACGGGGCTATATTCTGTTATCCAAGACGCGCTCTGTTTGTTCGGACTCACGCTTGACTAAAATAAAGGTAATAATCATTTTAGTTGGAAGTGACATAATCATTCCCACTGCCACACAGGCTGCACTGATGATGATTCCGCCTATTCCCATCTCATCAATTGTTTGACTAAAAAGATGTAAATAAATCCCTAACATAATTAAACATAATCCCGAGATCATCACCACTTTGAGTAACGTCATTACTTTTGAATTCGTCATCATGGTTTCCCCTTATATGTGAATTCTTGAATTGTATTTAATCAGTAATTCATGAGGTCACATTGATCTAGGTCAGTTTAATAACAAGTTTTGCTCAACGGAAATTCGAACCGCGCGGGTATTGATATCGTTGTTATTGAATCCGCTCTCTACGTATTAAAATTATCTAGAACAAATAATTAACAAGCACTTAGAGCATCTTTGGTAGCGCGCAAACAGTCTTTGATTTCTTAATTGTTAATATTTGGTTAAGCGTATAGCGGTTTTCATAATGCTCATTCAATTGACCCTATCTTTTTTAGGACCTACCTTTCATTGTCAGGTTAGCCGCTAAGCCTTTTGTTTAAAGGTTTTCAGTAAAGCATCGTAAAGCGGTGAATTTAGAGAGTGTAAATAAATAGTTAATAAAAGTTTCATTTTCGATGATTATTAGTTGACGACCACATTTTCGTGCTCTATTCTAATGAAAGCGCTTACATTTTGCTTGTTATTACAATAATTTTACAACCTTAGGGTGGCATAAGCAGGACGTGCGCGGGTGAAAAATGTAGTAATGAGTACAATCAAGGTAGTTTTTGGGAGAAAACAACATGACTAAAACAAGGTTTGCAAAAACCCATCTAGCAACGAGCCTTTCGCTCGTTTTAGGGGCTTCACTGTGCGCACCACTAGCTGCACAAGAAGCTGAAGACTTAGAGGTTATCCAAGTAACAGGTTTACGGGGAAGTTTACAAGAGGCTGCGGCCATAAAACGCTCGTCAGCTGGTGTAGTTGACGCTATTTCTGCTGAAGATATCGGTAAATTCCCTGACACCAACTTAGCAGAATCGCTGCAACGTATAACCGGTGTTTCGATCAGTCGTACCAATGGCGAAGGCTCTGAAGTTACTGTCCGCGGTTTTGCGGGTGGAAACAACATGATTACCTTAAACGGTAGAACAATGCCTGCAGCAATAACCTATGGTGCAGGCTCAGGTGCGGATGGTACAACTAAAAGTGGAAACACGCGCTCATTCGATTTTGCAAACCTAGCATCGGAAAGTATCAGAGCTGTCGAAGTATACAAAACAGGTAAAGCGAACATTGCAACTGGTGGAATTGGTGCAACCATTAATATAATCACCGCTAAACCACTTGATCAAGAAGGTTTTGTGGCTACTGTCGGCGCAAAAGCGGTACACGATACTACCAACCGTACTGGTGATGATCTTACCCCTGAATTGTCTACTATTGTAAGCTACGCTAATGATGAGAAAACATTTGGTGTGAGTTTGTCTGCTGTGCATCAAGAACGTGATTCAGGTTATACCGGCGCCACTGTGAATAACTGGAATATTGACTATTGGGATGATATCGCCGATCCGGATAGAATGTGGAATAACAACACCACAGCAAACTATGTTAATGCTCCAGAGCAGGGACAGCTTTATGCGCGTCCCAATGACATCCGTTATGCATTTTCAAATACCCAAAGAACTCGCGACAATATGCAGCTAACATTGCAGTTTGCACCAACGGATGACTTTAAAGCGTCATTAGACTACACCTTTGCTGAAAACGAAATTGTTGAGCAACGTGGTGAAATTGGTAACTGGCTGCAAATCGGTACAAATACCGGGACGGTAGAGTTCGATAATTCTGCTGTGAAAACACCCATCTACATATCTGAAACCTATGCTGGAGGTGTAGATGAAGGGTACGAGCAACAGTGGCGTGAACAGACGAATACACTAGATTCGATTGGTGTGAACTTTGAATACAATGTTAATGATGATTTTAAAATCATGTTTGATGCGCACGACTCAACGATGCATAGTCGGGGGACAGGTCCAAGAGGTTCCGGCGAACTAGCGGTAGGTTTAGGGGCGCCAACAGTGACCTCAAGAGAATGGTTTTGGGATGGTGACTTGCCTACCTATACTAATGTATATGACGACAGCATTCGAGGTGCAAACAATAACGGGCAAGTGGATGCCGGTGATGTAGGTTCGTCGATTGCTCGTATTAGAAACGCCAGCCAAGAGTCTAAAATCACCCAGTATAAACTTGACGCTACTTACTTCCTAGACAGCGGTCATTTTGATTTTGGTGTGGAAGCTCGTGAAATGGAATCTCGCTCATTTCAAACTGCTGGCAACAACATTGCTTTGGGTAATTGGGGGGTCGCTAACCCTGGTGAATTCGGTGACTTGATTCAACCGTTTGATTTGCCGGGTGAGTTCGACGACTTTACCACAAACTCTGGTGGTTATGGTTTCATTGCTAACGCGCCTGATTTGTATACTGCAGCAGAAGCTCTTTATCCTGGTATTCCAGCTGGAACCGAGGACGCATTGTCATTCGACGATACGATACAAGAAGATTCCTTAGCCGCTTACGTTCAAGTCGCCTTAGAAGGTGAAATCGGAGAAATGCCATTTAGCATCTTAACCGGTGTGCGTTATGAAACTACAGACGTGACTTCGACTTCATTAATTAGTCGTAACTACTTTCAATGGGAAGACAATAATGACGTAGTGTCATATGTGGATGGTTCAGAAACCAGTTATGTTACGGCAGAAAGTGACTATGACTTTTTATTACCGAGCCTGGATTTAAAACTTGAGATTAAAGATGATTTAATCGGTCGCTTCTCATATAGCAAAACAATTGCTCGAGCAGGATTTGGAAGTTTAGGTGTATCTGCTTCAAACTTTGCTGGCGGTGGTGGTTCAACATTGTTGGGTGCGCAACCAACAGCGGATGCGTCAAATCCTGCCTTATTACCATTGGAGTCGTCTAACGTCGATTTATCATTGGAATGGTACTACGATGAAACAAGTTATGTTTCAGCCGGTTTGTTCCAAAAAGATGTGGTTAATTTCTTAGGTAGCCGTCAAGTTGACCAACCGCTACTAGGTATTCGTGATGTAACTGGCGGTCCCCGTGCCGAGGCTGCCGTTCAAGCGCTAGCCGACCGCGGTATTGCACTTGATGACACATCACTTTACGCCATGATGGTATTGCTAAGTCAACCAGAAGCCTTCCCTGGTGGAGCTGATGATTACACTGGTTCGCCAGAACAAATTCAACAGTTAGCCGAAACCGAAGGTTGGGATTTGGTCGCAAATGAGGATGATCCTGAAGTCATTTTCCGTACTAATACACCAGACAATAACCGAGCAGCCAAAATTTATGGCGCTGAATTTGCGGTACAACACTTCTTTGGTGATACCGGCTTTGGTGTGCAGGCTAACTATACGTTTGTACGCGGAGATGTGGGCTTTGATAACGAAGCGGATCCTAACCAGTCGCAATTTGCTTTAGTGGGTTTGAGTGATACGGCTAACTTAGTGGCTATGTACGAAAAAGATGGTTTCCAAGCACGTGTTGCCCTTAACTGGCGTGATAAATACTTGGCAGAAGTGAATAAAGGTAGTTCTAATAACCCGCGTTATGTGGAGTCTTATACTCAACTTGATGTAAACGTTAGCTACGATATTAACGACCAATTCACAGTGTTCTTTGAAGGTTTGAATATAACTGAAGAAGACATCCGTGAACACGCTCGAAACGAAACGCAATTATGGTATGCAACCGATTTAGGTGCACGCTATCAAATGGGGGCTCGTTACAAGTTCTAAGGCGGTATGAAACGGCAAACAACACCAGTGGTGTTGTTTGCCATCGTCCATAAGCCGCTGTTTATTGCGGCTTTTGTTTTTGTAAATATTTGAATAGGATTTGAAGATGTAGCACACTGACACTTCTTATTTTGTTCAATTAAATATGAATATTTTCATTTTTAATTTGCTGGTTTGAAATAACCAACGAGCAAAAAATTATTGAGGAAATACAATGGCCAAACATGTGCTTTTGAATAATGTGCAGCATAAAGATACTAAGGTGCTTGCGCATTATGCTAAAGAGTTTGCCGACGATGTAGCCAGCGTATTGGTTTTCCCACTAGAATTTGTTGAATTACAAAAAGAATATCCAATCTTTTTCCAATTAGACCAACAGACGGGTAAATATCAATGTGTTGTTATGCTTGGTTTGCAAAAAGATGAAAACCTTTTCCTAAGCGATACAACTCCTTCAGGTTGGGACGCTAACTACATACCAGCTATGATTGAACGAGGGCCTTTTTTAATCGGTTTTCAGCAACAAGATCCCCATTCAGATCCGTCTCCGGTTATACACATTGATATGCAACATCCCAAGGTGTCCACCGACAAAGGGCAGCCATTATTTCTCGAGCATGGCGGTAACAGTCCTTATTTGAATCATATCGCTACCCGATTGCAGTCTATTCACGAGGGCATGGCAATTCAAGATGCAATGTTTAATAGTTTCCTAAGTTGCGAGTTGATTGAGCCGGT harbors:
- a CDS encoding TonB-dependent receptor yields the protein MTKTRFAKTHLATSLSLVLGASLCAPLAAQEAEDLEVIQVTGLRGSLQEAAAIKRSSAGVVDAISAEDIGKFPDTNLAESLQRITGVSISRTNGEGSEVTVRGFAGGNNMITLNGRTMPAAITYGAGSGADGTTKSGNTRSFDFANLASESIRAVEVYKTGKANIATGGIGATINIITAKPLDQEGFVATVGAKAVHDTTNRTGDDLTPELSTIVSYANDEKTFGVSLSAVHQERDSGYTGATVNNWNIDYWDDIADPDRMWNNNTTANYVNAPEQGQLYARPNDIRYAFSNTQRTRDNMQLTLQFAPTDDFKASLDYTFAENEIVEQRGEIGNWLQIGTNTGTVEFDNSAVKTPIYISETYAGGVDEGYEQQWREQTNTLDSIGVNFEYNVNDDFKIMFDAHDSTMHSRGTGPRGSGELAVGLGAPTVTSREWFWDGDLPTYTNVYDDSIRGANNNGQVDAGDVGSSIARIRNASQESKITQYKLDATYFLDSGHFDFGVEAREMESRSFQTAGNNIALGNWGVANPGEFGDLIQPFDLPGEFDDFTTNSGGYGFIANAPDLYTAAEALYPGIPAGTEDALSFDDTIQEDSLAAYVQVALEGEIGEMPFSILTGVRYETTDVTSTSLISRNYFQWEDNNDVVSYVDGSETSYVTAESDYDFLLPSLDLKLEIKDDLIGRFSYSKTIARAGFGSLGVSASNFAGGGGSTLLGAQPTADASNPALLPLESSNVDLSLEWYYDETSYVSAGLFQKDVVNFLGSRQVDQPLLGIRDVTGGPRAEAAVQALADRGIALDDTSLYAMMVLLSQPEAFPGGADDYTGSPEQIQQLAETEGWDLVANEDDPEVIFRTNTPDNNRAAKIYGAEFAVQHFFGDTGFGVQANYTFVRGDVGFDNEADPNQSQFALVGLSDTANLVAMYEKDGFQARVALNWRDKYLAEVNKGSSNNPRYVESYTQLDVNVSYDINDQFTVFFEGLNITEEDIREHARNETQLWYATDLGARYQMGARYKF
- a CDS encoding SapC family protein, with the translated sequence MAKHVLLNNVQHKDTKVLAHYAKEFADDVASVLVFPLEFVELQKEYPIFFQLDQQTGKYQCVVMLGLQKDENLFLSDTTPSGWDANYIPAMIERGPFLIGFQQQDPHSDPSPVIHIDMQHPKVSTDKGQPLFLEHGGNSPYLNHIATRLQSIHEGMAIQDAMFNSFLSCELIEPVNIEFDLNNGEKCKVSGNFTINEEKLRALSAEQLFELNQSGYLQFAYAAVASVTNIRKLIQRKNATFA